The Shewanella mangrovisoli genome has a window encoding:
- the greB gene encoding transcription elongation factor GreB codes for MKAHLITRQGWMTLDKELKYLWKEYRPQITLKVQEAAAQGDRSENADYTYNKRLLRQIDSRVRYLVKRLEELKIVDYSPQQEGKIYFGAWFELENEVGERVRYRIVGKDELDTKLGYITIDSPMARALIGKLVDDEVVVQTPSGPKEWYINDIRYTPFETPLEGEPE; via the coding sequence ATGAAAGCGCATTTGATCACCCGCCAAGGCTGGATGACCTTAGATAAAGAATTAAAGTACCTGTGGAAGGAATATCGTCCGCAGATCACCCTTAAAGTGCAAGAGGCAGCCGCCCAGGGCGATAGAAGTGAAAACGCGGATTACACTTACAATAAAAGACTTCTACGTCAAATAGATAGTCGGGTTAGATATCTGGTCAAACGCCTCGAAGAACTCAAAATCGTCGACTATTCTCCCCAGCAGGAAGGCAAAATTTATTTTGGCGCTTGGTTCGAGCTCGAAAACGAAGTGGGCGAGCGCGTGCGTTATCGTATCGTCGGCAAGGATGAGCTCGACACTAAACTCGGCTACATCACCATAGACTCCCCCATGGCGCGGGCACTGATCGGCAAACTGGTCGATGATGAAGTGGTCGTGCAAACCCCCTCGGGTCCGAAGGAATGGTATATCAATGACATCCGCTATACCCCATTCGAGACGCCGCTCGAGGGCGAGCCTGAATAA
- a CDS encoding diguanylate cyclase — MATQQATKGKILIVDDQPLNIKILHQLFHEEYEMFMATSGEQALQVCQKMQPDLVLLDIEMPEMTGYEVCQRLKADPATANIGVIYITAHFDEMEEVKGFQLGAVDFIHKPINPIITSARVKNQYLLKRQSDVLHSIALLDSLTGVANRRQFEQRLPEIWRHCSRNQAYLSVIMLDVDFFKRYNDRYGHQEGDQCLRLVADAVKGMLKRPNDLIARYGGEEFICILPEAKLSGAMRLAQAMVDAVHALHLEHLDSEFGEVTVSAGIATIQPVAEQSWESLVEVADQQLYIAKHNGRNQVVGIDIEPAQ; from the coding sequence ATGGCGACGCAACAGGCCACCAAAGGCAAGATTTTGATCGTGGATGATCAGCCACTGAATATCAAAATCTTGCACCAACTCTTCCATGAGGAATATGAGATGTTCATGGCGACGAGTGGTGAGCAGGCGCTGCAGGTATGCCAAAAAATGCAGCCCGATCTGGTGTTGTTAGACATCGAAATGCCTGAGATGACAGGTTATGAAGTCTGTCAGCGACTAAAAGCCGATCCTGCCACCGCCAATATTGGGGTGATCTATATAACCGCCCATTTTGATGAGATGGAAGAAGTGAAGGGCTTTCAACTCGGCGCGGTGGATTTTATTCACAAACCGATCAACCCCATCATCACCAGTGCGCGGGTAAAGAACCAATATCTACTTAAGCGCCAATCCGATGTATTGCATTCCATCGCCTTGCTCGACAGTTTGACTGGCGTGGCTAACCGTCGCCAATTCGAGCAACGCTTACCCGAAATCTGGCGTCATTGCAGCCGTAATCAGGCGTATTTGTCCGTTATCATGCTGGATGTGGACTTTTTTAAACGCTATAACGATCGCTATGGTCATCAGGAAGGAGACCAATGTTTGCGACTGGTCGCCGATGCCGTCAAAGGTATGTTAAAACGTCCTAACGATCTTATCGCCCGCTACGGTGGCGAGGAGTTTATCTGTATCCTGCCAGAGGCTAAGCTGTCTGGCGCCATGCGTCTCGCACAGGCGATGGTAGATGCGGTGCATGCCCTGCATTTAGAGCATCTAGACTCAGAGTTTGGTGAGGTCACAGTGAGCGCCGGAATTGCCACAATTCAACCAGTCGCCGAGCAAAGTTGGGAGTCTTTGGTTGAAGTTGCGGATCAGCAGCTATATATCGCTAAACATAATGGCCGTAATCAAGTCGTTGGTATCGATATCGAACCGGCGCAATAA
- a CDS encoding PAS domain S-box protein, translated as MTLSMSYKQASKWGLFVLLVGLFFSVVLAWQVSRINAQTISQALEERAQQISENVTNRITLYQYGLRGARGMILTAGEDHISRSMFQNYSLTRDVDEEFPGARGFGFIRRVTKENEAQFLARVKSMDWPDFHIRQLNPNEGEKYLIEYIEPLDRNKAAVGLDIASESHRKEAADRALLSGAVQISAPITLVQATGKPLQSFLILLPVYRTNVVPATPEERLAQGFGWSYAPLVTTEILTGLSLHQKMTKLMLSDVTDEQQPINFFETHANDLSELSDYSYKSTKTIFGRHWQFEVIAYPAFIKSLHLNKPSLVLFSGCLFSLLLAALIAMWSLSLQRKQQVLTEQARRASMLEHSLDGIISYDLAGNITSWNQGAERLFGYTEPETLGLPSSELIVPPSIVLEEQALFADVLAGKTVLNRVSRHQRADGSNLSTSTTALPIYDEHGDIVGLSQTIRDITAQQDAERHILNLNASLERQVAKRTHALQQALLENQALLDTINQQLHYSVTDLDGVILDVNEHFCLISGYAREELVGKTHAVLKSGEHDAAFWKTMWEQIKAGKSWHGEICNRGKDQELKWFDTVIGSVFDEHGEVERFVALQTDITERKLAQIEKNRIATLLTNVLDAASEMSIVAADPQGIITIFNRGAERMLGYSAEEIIGKTTPAPFHIPEEITARAAELSEEYGQTIQGFDTFVHKAREDGSETRTWTYVRKDGSQFPISLSVTAMRGNDGDILGYLGIGVDISQIVAQQEALLTASNHLSKAAEVAKLGIWTWNLLDNSLQWNDRMFAMYDQPESLKQQGLSYEHWRMRVHPDDVIEAEETLKRAVEHDEPYEPIFRILTTDGEIRYVQAAAKIERDRQGHMIRVIGINIDITAQRQLEKTLRNAKQEADTANAAKSAFLANMSHEIRTPMNAVLGMLQLMQYTALSVQQQGYVTKAQTAAKSLLGLLNDILDFSKIDAGKLKLDLHPCSIELLMRDLAVVLSANHGNSDVEVMFDLDSALPAWLLADQLRLQQILINLAGNALKFTPHGQVIVGLECLRHEAESVTVQFSIVDSGIGISEEQIERIFTGFEQAESSTSRRFGGTGLGLAISKRLVELMGGQLQVTSKVGVGSRFWFDLTFPVMEVEANPRADLSGYRILVVDDNQITTEILSKILSDYGCVVETASGGYQAIEKVKQATANAQQFDVVLMDWRMPDIDGLQTAEMLKNAGTGNYTPLVVMLTAYGHEVIAESQHINNVPFVNFLTKPVTSQILAEAVLNAIEGKTMDANPKPRSQRLLAGLTLLVVEDNQLNREVIDELLTYEGATVVLAEGGIEGVTQVLDSGDMFDAVIMDMQMPDIDGLEATRRIRADGRFDQLPILAMTANASQADKQECLEAGMNAHVSKPIDMQQLLPNILRLVGRDAAQFAEPESMHLDAQHNLEGETLLDDIRLILRRFGGNQVFFEKMASSFAPEMTKQLSLFKQSTKTFDYATTAAISHAIKGIASNFGARRLAVHAAFLEKQFKQEGLELLEIKCWTDTLESLINQSIEQLSGFLPKTQLKQPQLSEPANGVLDIQSVRAELDNLASLLQENNLEAVTLVDKLAKPLSQHPQWTELNGQVQSLAFMQALETLRAMMLENA; from the coding sequence ATGACCCTGTCGATGAGTTACAAGCAAGCCTCCAAGTGGGGGTTATTCGTCTTGCTCGTGGGACTGTTTTTCAGTGTCGTGCTTGCTTGGCAGGTGAGTCGTATCAATGCACAAACTATTTCGCAGGCGCTAGAAGAGCGCGCGCAGCAGATCAGTGAGAATGTGACTAACCGGATTACCCTGTACCAATATGGCCTGCGGGGCGCCCGAGGCATGATATTGACGGCGGGCGAAGACCATATTAGTCGTTCCATGTTTCAAAACTACAGCCTGACGCGGGATGTGGATGAGGAGTTCCCTGGCGCCCGGGGTTTTGGTTTTATCAGGCGCGTCACTAAAGAGAACGAAGCGCAGTTTTTAGCGCGGGTTAAATCGATGGATTGGCCTGACTTTCATATTCGTCAGCTCAATCCAAACGAGGGCGAAAAATATCTTATTGAATATATTGAGCCGCTCGACCGCAATAAGGCGGCAGTCGGCTTAGATATTGCCTCCGAAAGCCATCGAAAAGAAGCCGCAGACCGTGCCTTGTTGTCGGGGGCGGTGCAAATCTCTGCACCTATTACCTTAGTACAAGCTACGGGTAAGCCACTGCAATCGTTCCTTATTTTATTACCCGTTTATCGTACCAATGTGGTTCCCGCTACTCCGGAAGAACGTCTGGCTCAGGGCTTTGGCTGGAGCTACGCGCCGCTGGTCACGACCGAAATCTTAACGGGCTTATCTCTTCATCAGAAAATGACCAAATTGATGCTGAGCGATGTGACGGATGAGCAGCAGCCGATCAATTTCTTCGAAACCCACGCCAATGACTTAAGCGAGTTATCGGATTACAGCTACAAGTCCACTAAGACGATTTTTGGGCGGCATTGGCAGTTTGAAGTGATTGCTTATCCGGCATTTATCAAATCATTACATTTAAATAAGCCGAGTCTAGTGTTGTTCAGCGGCTGCCTGTTTAGCCTGTTGCTGGCGGCCTTGATTGCTATGTGGTCTTTGAGCTTACAGCGTAAACAGCAAGTGTTGACCGAGCAGGCTCGGCGCGCCAGCATGTTGGAACACTCCCTCGACGGTATTATCAGCTATGACCTTGCCGGCAATATCACCAGTTGGAACCAAGGCGCAGAGCGACTCTTTGGTTATACGGAGCCAGAAACACTGGGATTGCCGAGTAGTGAGTTGATTGTGCCCCCCAGCATAGTGCTCGAGGAGCAGGCACTATTTGCCGACGTGTTAGCCGGAAAAACTGTGCTGAACAGGGTATCGCGCCATCAACGCGCCGATGGCAGTAACCTGTCGACTTCGACCACGGCGTTGCCCATTTACGATGAACATGGCGACATTGTTGGCTTGAGCCAAACCATACGGGATATCACGGCGCAGCAGGATGCCGAGCGGCATATTCTTAACCTCAACGCCAGTCTTGAGCGCCAAGTCGCGAAGCGCACCCATGCGTTGCAACAGGCTCTACTCGAGAATCAGGCGCTGCTCGATACCATCAACCAACAGTTGCATTACTCAGTCACCGATTTAGACGGGGTAATCTTAGATGTGAATGAACACTTCTGTTTGATCAGTGGCTATGCGCGGGAAGAATTAGTTGGTAAGACCCACGCGGTGCTTAAGTCGGGTGAGCACGATGCTGCGTTTTGGAAGACGATGTGGGAACAGATTAAGGCGGGTAAATCCTGGCATGGAGAAATCTGTAACCGAGGGAAAGATCAAGAGCTGAAGTGGTTCGATACTGTGATTGGTTCAGTATTCGATGAGCATGGTGAAGTCGAGCGTTTTGTGGCGCTGCAAACCGATATTACCGAACGTAAATTGGCACAGATTGAAAAAAATCGGATTGCGACACTCCTAACTAATGTGCTGGATGCCGCCTCCGAAATGTCGATTGTTGCCGCCGATCCGCAGGGCATCATCACCATCTTTAACCGCGGTGCCGAACGCATGCTGGGGTATTCTGCCGAGGAGATCATAGGTAAAACCACCCCTGCACCATTCCATATCCCCGAGGAAATAACCGCAAGGGCGGCTGAGCTTTCTGAGGAGTATGGCCAAACAATTCAAGGCTTTGATACGTTTGTGCATAAGGCGCGGGAAGATGGCTCCGAAACCCGCACTTGGACCTATGTGCGTAAAGACGGTAGCCAATTCCCGATATCGCTCTCGGTGACGGCGATGCGTGGTAATGATGGTGACATTTTGGGATACCTTGGCATTGGGGTGGATATCTCGCAAATTGTGGCCCAGCAAGAAGCCTTACTCACGGCGAGTAACCACCTAAGCAAGGCGGCCGAAGTCGCTAAGCTCGGGATCTGGACTTGGAACTTGCTCGATAACTCGTTGCAGTGGAACGATCGCATGTTTGCTATGTATGACCAGCCTGAAAGTCTAAAGCAGCAAGGACTTAGCTATGAACATTGGCGGATGCGAGTGCACCCTGATGATGTAATCGAGGCCGAAGAAACGCTTAAACGCGCGGTCGAGCATGATGAACCCTATGAGCCGATTTTTAGGATCCTAACAACGGACGGTGAGATTAGGTATGTGCAGGCCGCCGCTAAAATCGAACGGGACAGACAGGGTCATATGATTCGAGTCATTGGCATCAATATCGACATCACCGCCCAGCGGCAGTTAGAAAAAACACTCAGAAATGCCAAGCAGGAGGCGGATACCGCCAATGCAGCTAAGTCGGCGTTCCTTGCCAATATGAGCCATGAAATCCGCACCCCGATGAATGCCGTGTTGGGGATGTTGCAGCTGATGCAATATACCGCCCTCTCGGTGCAGCAGCAGGGTTATGTGACTAAGGCGCAAACGGCCGCTAAATCATTGCTTGGGCTGTTAAATGATATTTTAGACTTCTCAAAAATTGATGCGGGTAAGTTGAAGCTCGACCTTCATCCTTGCTCGATTGAATTGCTGATGCGGGATCTCGCAGTGGTACTGTCGGCCAATCATGGCAATAGCGATGTCGAAGTGATGTTCGATCTCGACTCAGCGCTGCCCGCGTGGTTGCTGGCCGATCAGTTAAGGTTGCAGCAGATTTTGATCAACCTTGCTGGTAATGCCCTCAAATTTACCCCACACGGTCAAGTGATCGTCGGGCTGGAATGTCTACGCCACGAGGCGGAGAGCGTTACTGTGCAGTTTTCGATTGTCGACAGCGGTATTGGCATCAGCGAGGAGCAAATCGAGCGGATTTTCACTGGCTTTGAGCAGGCTGAGTCTTCCACTTCACGCCGTTTTGGCGGTACTGGGCTTGGGCTTGCGATTAGTAAACGTCTCGTCGAATTAATGGGCGGCCAACTGCAAGTGACCAGTAAGGTCGGTGTGGGCAGCCGTTTCTGGTTTGATTTAACCTTCCCCGTGATGGAAGTGGAGGCTAACCCACGCGCCGATTTGAGCGGTTATCGTATTTTGGTTGTTGATGACAATCAGATCACGACTGAGATCCTATCGAAAATCCTCAGCGATTACGGCTGTGTGGTTGAAACTGCCTCGGGTGGTTATCAAGCCATAGAAAAAGTGAAACAAGCCACTGCCAATGCTCAGCAATTTGATGTGGTATTGATGGATTGGCGCATGCCGGATATCGATGGTTTACAAACTGCAGAGATGCTGAAAAATGCTGGAACTGGCAATTATACCCCGCTGGTGGTGATGTTAACGGCCTACGGCCATGAAGTGATAGCCGAGAGCCAGCATATCAACAACGTGCCTTTTGTGAACTTTTTAACTAAACCTGTGACTTCACAAATTCTGGCCGAAGCCGTGCTCAATGCCATCGAAGGCAAGACCATGGACGCCAATCCTAAACCGCGCTCACAGCGACTCTTGGCGGGGCTCACGCTGTTAGTGGTTGAAGATAATCAATTAAACCGCGAGGTGATTGACGAGCTGCTCACCTACGAGGGCGCAACCGTTGTGCTGGCCGAAGGCGGCATTGAAGGGGTTACCCAAGTATTAGACAGCGGCGACATGTTTGATGCCGTGATTATGGATATGCAAATGCCGGATATTGATGGCCTTGAAGCCACGCGGCGGATCCGCGCCGATGGCCGCTTTGACCAGTTGCCTATCCTGGCGATGACGGCGAATGCCTCGCAGGCAGATAAACAGGAATGCCTCGAGGCGGGCATGAATGCCCACGTGAGCAAACCCATAGATATGCAGCAGTTATTGCCGAATATTCTGCGGCTGGTGGGGCGTGATGCGGCACAGTTCGCAGAGCCTGAGTCAATGCATCTTGACGCTCAACATAATCTCGAAGGCGAAACCCTGCTTGACGATATTCGCTTGATCCTGCGCCGCTTTGGCGGCAACCAAGTGTTTTTCGAGAAAATGGCGAGCAGTTTTGCCCCTGAAATGACCAAACAGCTAAGCTTATTCAAGCAATCGACAAAAACCTTTGATTACGCCACCACAGCGGCGATTAGCCATGCGATTAAAGGCATTGCCAGCAACTTTGGCGCGAGGCGTTTAGCTGTGCATGCAGCATTTTTAGAAAAACAATTTAAACAAGAAGGCCTAGAGCTGCTGGAAATAAAATGCTGGACGGATACACTGGAGTCTTTAATTAATCAAAGTATTGAGCAGCTTTCTGGCTTTTTACCCAAGACACAGTTAAAACAGCCGCAATTGAGCGAGCCTGCAAACGGTGTTTTGGATATACAAAGTGTTCGAGCCGAGTTGGATAACTTGGCCTCCCTCTTACAGGAAAATAACTTAGAAGCCGTGACTCTTGTAGATAAACTCGCAAAACCGCTCTCACAGCATCCACAATGGACGGAGCTGAATGGACAAGTGCAATCCCTCGCCTTTATGCAAGCCTTAGAGACATTGCGTGCGATGATGTTGGAGAATGCCTAG
- the ompR gene encoding osmolarity response regulator transcription factor OmpR, whose protein sequence is MGQETSKILVVDDDMRLRALLERYLMEQGYQVRSAANAEQMDRLLERENFHLIVLDLMLPGEDGLSICRRLRQQGSTIPIVMLTAKGDEVDRIIGLELGADDYLPKPFNPRELLARIKAVMRRQIQDVPGAPAQQEAEISFGEFSLDLATREMYHGNEAIALTSGEFAVLKVLVTHPREPLSRDKLMNLARGRDYSALERSIDVQVSRLRRLIEKDPANPRYIQTVWGLGYVFVPDGAARR, encoded by the coding sequence ATGGGACAAGAAACCTCGAAAATCCTCGTCGTCGATGATGATATGCGCCTACGAGCACTACTCGAGCGTTACCTGATGGAGCAAGGCTATCAGGTGCGCAGTGCGGCCAATGCTGAGCAGATGGACCGTTTATTGGAGCGGGAAAATTTTCACCTGATAGTGCTCGATCTGATGTTGCCTGGAGAAGATGGCTTATCCATCTGTCGTCGCCTGCGCCAACAGGGCAGCACGATTCCGATTGTGATGCTCACCGCCAAGGGCGATGAGGTCGACCGCATTATCGGCCTAGAACTCGGCGCCGATGATTACCTGCCGAAACCCTTTAACCCAAGGGAATTATTGGCACGGATCAAAGCGGTAATGCGTCGTCAAATCCAAGATGTGCCCGGCGCACCCGCGCAGCAGGAAGCCGAAATTAGCTTTGGCGAATTCTCCCTCGACTTAGCCACCCGTGAGATGTACCACGGCAATGAGGCCATCGCCCTCACCAGTGGCGAGTTTGCGGTATTAAAAGTGTTAGTGACTCATCCACGCGAGCCTTTATCGCGGGATAAATTGATGAACCTCGCCCGTGGCCGTGATTATTCGGCGCTGGAGCGCTCAATTGACGTACAGGTTTCGCGCCTGCGCCGATTGATTGAGAAAGATCCCGCTAATCCGCGCTACATTCAAACCGTGTGGGGTCTTGGCTATGTGTTTGTACCCGATGGTGCAGCCCGTCGATGA
- the envZ gene encoding two-component system sensor histidine kinase EnvZ → MKPKFWWRFLPRSAFSQTVMLIGCLLLINQLVSYVTVAVYVLKPSYQQINQLIARQINLLFVDGIDIGREHLTIVDALNAKVRDDGMKVYNQQQAREAGIEQATYYGFWSSQMSEYLGGDAEVRVTHGTVLQIWIRPPQAPSVWIKVPLIGQNVSDLSPLTLYLMVIGALSVAGGWWFARQQNRPLRRLQKAAIAVSRGEFPEPLPLKGSSELVEVTNAFNQMSHSMKQLEQDRALLMAGISHDLRTPLTRIRLASEMMVEEDQYLKDGIVNDIEDMDAIISQFIAYIRQDQEASREPGQINKLIQDIAQAEANRDGEIEVVLSDCPEALFQGLAIKRVLSNLVENAFRYGSGWVRISSQFDGKRIGFSVEDNGPGIDESQIPKLFQPFTQGDIARGSVGSGLGLAIIKRIIDRHQGQVTLSNRTEGGLKAQVWLPLE, encoded by the coding sequence ATGAAACCTAAGTTTTGGTGGCGCTTTCTTCCCCGCAGCGCCTTTAGCCAAACCGTCATGCTGATTGGTTGTCTACTGTTGATCAATCAGCTGGTCTCCTATGTCACTGTGGCTGTATATGTGTTAAAGCCCAGTTATCAGCAAATCAACCAGTTAATTGCCCGCCAAATCAATTTGTTATTTGTCGATGGTATCGATATCGGCCGCGAACACTTAACCATAGTCGATGCACTCAATGCCAAAGTCCGTGACGATGGCATGAAGGTCTACAACCAACAACAGGCCCGCGAAGCGGGAATCGAACAGGCCACCTACTACGGTTTTTGGTCATCGCAGATGTCGGAATACCTAGGTGGCGATGCTGAAGTTCGCGTCACCCACGGCACAGTATTACAAATTTGGATCCGCCCGCCGCAGGCGCCTTCGGTGTGGATTAAAGTGCCACTCATAGGGCAAAACGTTTCCGACTTGTCACCACTCACACTGTACTTAATGGTGATCGGTGCACTCAGTGTCGCCGGTGGATGGTGGTTTGCCCGCCAGCAAAACAGGCCGCTCAGACGCTTACAAAAAGCCGCAATAGCAGTCTCCCGCGGTGAGTTTCCCGAGCCCTTGCCGCTTAAAGGCTCCAGCGAACTGGTCGAAGTGACTAATGCCTTTAACCAGATGTCCCACAGCATGAAACAGCTCGAACAGGACAGAGCCCTGTTGATGGCGGGAATTTCCCACGATTTACGCACGCCACTGACGCGCATTCGCCTCGCCTCCGAAATGATGGTCGAAGAAGATCAATATCTTAAAGACGGTATCGTCAACGATATCGAAGATATGGACGCCATTATCAGCCAGTTTATTGCCTATATTCGCCAAGATCAGGAGGCGAGCCGCGAGCCCGGGCAAATCAATAAACTGATCCAAGATATCGCGCAGGCCGAAGCCAACCGCGACGGTGAAATTGAAGTCGTACTGAGCGATTGCCCCGAGGCCCTGTTCCAAGGGCTGGCGATTAAGCGAGTGCTCAGCAATCTGGTCGAAAATGCCTTCCGCTATGGTTCGGGCTGGGTGCGAATCAGCTCGCAATTTGATGGCAAGCGGATCGGTTTTAGCGTTGAGGATAATGGCCCCGGGATTGATGAATCACAAATTCCCAAACTGTTTCAGCCATTTACCCAAGGTGATATTGCACGCGGTAGTGTTGGCTCGGGCCTAGGGCTGGCTATCATCAAACGAATTATCGACCGTCACCAAGGCCAAGTGACCTTATCTAACCGCACTGAGGGCGGCTTAAAAGCCCAAGTCTGGCTCCCCCTAGAATAA
- a CDS encoding methyl-accepting chemotaxis protein produces the protein MKISTLSLSASALLLLLAGLLAAVVLWSSDQRQQIEQQTQVLQGLQQDFLVGVRRDLDGYLASGNATQLEEAKAKLSKIKTELSELNLAAAGSADEELQTGLSQFIQDLDTKYRAAGKLAGNPRQLLAHAESEMLDYNRRLGSYADRGLAVNATVAEQYLQLSRDLPSIVYQLSQLTDGYLIDKNQQLKNILDSTSKELNQWRDQLNALPLIGVYEQQEADEFALGASEPEQIEVGENDRSELLSLANRYNKEVANTHQLLQANQEMQEQLIQAISRVEQQLIALGEAQAAKNQQLKYELQVILYAMVSIMALFAIGYLILQQNRVVKPLKRLNQAFMQLSESNSRERLDINRRCETGQIAGHFNQLLHRFEQEDELQRQQMTKVSQSLSQLVARITQLSQHTEHTQTIVADTQSQTEHIRSLANEVSHTSALVEQSAAETMRQMQSSQTEAEAVLSATEQTQTAVGLCHASLESLNNSVADVAKIIDVIGNIAEQTNLLALNAAIEAARAGEQGRGFAVVADEVRSLSQRTQVSLNEIVKILHQLTQSNLALGESVDGIAQATDSQKQRAQSLWHVAQTVQNQASEMANTAKQGSLNAKEQVDYLDEFVRSMDNLKDQAQTSSQQSEVIAQEVQQSVEDIETSLGIADTNTVPARAA, from the coding sequence ATGAAGATTTCAACGCTGTCACTCTCAGCTTCGGCGCTGTTGTTATTGCTTGCTGGACTATTAGCAGCCGTGGTGCTGTGGAGCAGCGATCAAAGACAACAGATTGAGCAACAAACCCAAGTGCTCCAAGGCTTACAACAGGATTTTCTCGTGGGGGTACGCCGCGATCTCGATGGCTATTTAGCCAGCGGCAACGCGACCCAACTCGAAGAAGCCAAAGCCAAACTGAGTAAAATTAAAACTGAGCTCAGCGAACTCAACCTCGCCGCAGCGGGCAGTGCCGATGAGGAATTGCAAACTGGCCTGAGTCAATTTATTCAAGACTTAGATACCAAATACCGCGCCGCCGGCAAACTCGCGGGCAATCCAAGACAGCTACTGGCCCACGCCGAATCCGAAATGCTCGACTATAACCGCAGGCTCGGCAGTTACGCCGACAGAGGTTTAGCCGTTAATGCCACTGTGGCCGAACAATATCTGCAATTAAGCCGCGACTTACCCAGCATTGTTTATCAGTTATCGCAGCTGACCGATGGCTATCTCATCGATAAAAATCAGCAGCTTAAAAATATTCTCGACAGCACCAGCAAAGAACTAAACCAGTGGCGAGACCAACTGAACGCCCTGCCGTTAATCGGCGTGTACGAGCAGCAGGAAGCCGATGAATTTGCCCTTGGCGCAAGTGAACCTGAGCAGATTGAAGTGGGTGAAAATGATCGCAGCGAGCTGTTAAGTCTAGCCAATCGATACAATAAAGAAGTCGCCAATACCCACCAACTGCTGCAAGCCAATCAGGAGATGCAAGAGCAGTTAATTCAAGCCATTAGCAGAGTTGAACAGCAACTTATCGCCCTAGGTGAGGCGCAGGCCGCCAAAAACCAACAACTCAAATATGAGTTACAAGTCATTCTTTATGCAATGGTTTCGATTATGGCGCTGTTTGCTATCGGCTATTTAATCCTGCAACAGAACCGCGTGGTTAAACCCCTTAAACGCCTCAACCAAGCCTTTATGCAATTAAGCGAGTCCAACAGTCGCGAACGCTTGGACATTAATCGCCGCTGCGAAACCGGCCAAATTGCAGGCCATTTCAATCAATTGCTACACAGATTCGAGCAAGAAGACGAACTCCAACGCCAACAAATGACTAAGGTTTCTCAATCCTTAAGTCAGTTGGTCGCACGCATTACCCAACTGTCGCAGCACACCGAACACACTCAGACCATAGTCGCCGACACTCAGTCGCAAACCGAACATATCCGCAGCCTCGCCAATGAGGTCAGTCACACCTCGGCCCTTGTTGAACAAAGCGCAGCCGAAACCATGCGCCAAATGCAGTCGAGCCAGACCGAGGCCGAAGCGGTACTGAGTGCCACAGAACAAACCCAAACGGCAGTCGGCCTTTGCCACGCCTCGCTCGAAAGTCTGAATAACTCGGTAGCAGATGTGGCCAAAATTATTGATGTGATTGGCAATATTGCCGAGCAAACCAATCTATTGGCACTGAATGCTGCTATCGAAGCCGCCCGTGCGGGCGAGCAAGGCCGCGGCTTTGCCGTGGTCGCCGACGAAGTGCGAAGCCTGAGTCAACGCACTCAGGTGTCGTTAAATGAAATCGTGAAAATCCTGCATCAGCTCACCCAATCGAACCTCGCTCTCGGCGAAAGTGTTGATGGCATTGCCCAAGCAACCGACAGCCAAAAACAACGGGCACAGAGCCTATGGCATGTGGCGCAAACCGTGCAAAATCAAGCGAGTGAAATGGCCAATACCGCCAAGCAGGGTTCGCTTAACGCCAAAGAACAAGTCGATTACCTCGATGAGTTTGTTCGCAGCATGGATAACCTAAAAGACCAAGCGCAAACCAGTTCGCAGCAGAGTGAAGTGATTGCCCAAGAAGTGCAACAAAGTGTGGAAGATATTGAGACCAGCCTGGGCATAGCCGACACCAACACTGTACCAGCCCGAGCGGCTTAA
- a CDS encoding peroxiredoxin, translating to MIAQGQTLPAATLSQLTKDGVVNHQVTELFAGKKVVLFAVPGAFTPTCSEAHLPGYVVLADQFKAKGVDLIACVSVNDAFVMKAWGEAQNASELLMLADGDASFTKALGLEMDTAGFGGVRSQRYAMIIDNGVVTLLNVEAPKSFEVSKAEVVLAAL from the coding sequence ATGATTGCTCAAGGTCAAACATTACCAGCGGCGACGCTAAGCCAACTGACTAAAGATGGCGTGGTAAATCATCAAGTTACCGAGCTGTTCGCGGGTAAAAAAGTGGTATTATTTGCAGTGCCTGGTGCTTTCACACCAACCTGTTCTGAAGCGCATTTGCCAGGTTATGTCGTACTGGCCGATCAATTTAAAGCTAAAGGCGTGGATTTAATTGCCTGTGTATCGGTTAACGATGCCTTTGTAATGAAAGCCTGGGGCGAAGCGCAAAATGCGTCTGAACTACTGATGTTAGCCGATGGCGATGCGAGTTTTACTAAGGCGCTGGGACTCGAGATGGATACCGCTGGCTTTGGCGGTGTACGCTCACAACGTTATGCGATGATCATCGATAACGGTGTGGTGACTTTACTGAATGTAGAAGCACCTAAGTCATTTGAGGTGAGCAAAGCCGAAGTGGTATTAGCGGCACTTTAA